From the Helianthus annuus cultivar XRQ/B chromosome 17, HanXRQr2.0-SUNRISE, whole genome shotgun sequence genome, the window CACCCAATTATGCTTTTGCAGCAAATGGGGAAAACCAAGTTTCTGACAACTTATCTTTTTAGTTAAAGGATCTTcaacattttgaccccactgatttgGAAGGAATGGACATCTTGCACCAACTTGCATTGCTAAGTGTTATAACtagcaaattttacaaaagaccTGGCAGAAAATTTCCAAGGTTGTATGGGGGGTTGAAAGTCGGGTtggataaataaaaaattaagtgttataagtgtaataggttaggccattttgctagagaatgtaggagCCAAACAAGTGGTCCTATTGTTACACATCTAAGTCCTAGACCTCAAAACACTCAAAACACTGTCCATTattcccaatatacccctgcaccACACATGGAAAGCACTGCTCACTTTGCACACCATGTAAACACTGTTCTAGTATAGTATCTCCAAACCACTTTTCCTCAGATACGGTATGTTCAAACCCCAGCTCCTCAGGTTCAAGTGCAACTAGCACCACAAGCTACACAAACCTTGGCTCAGGCAGAAACCAGTCAACagagctttttcacacaaggctttttTGATTGGGGCAGCTTACCTGATGAACTTACAGATGAAAATTTTGCCCTAGTTaccaattttgaaaagaaaccTGATGATTTTTGTTTTATGGCACTAGAGACAATACAAGAAGGGGTTGAGTGTGAGGAAGTAGTGTCCAATTCTGATAAGGATTGTGATAATGTTGAAACATCTATTTCAAAACAAAAGGTTGGTGAAGAATTGATGAAACCTTTGTCAGGCCAAGGGGAGTCTAGCGTTTGTGACGCagaatgtgattgtgccatgatagCTGCTCCTACGGTATCACCTCAAGTCCATAAAGACTtatgttcagacaaatgtatcattgcttttgctaacattaaagaggtgaatgaaaaccttaggaacaagaTCTTAGATGATGAAATTCAGTTTGAAAAACTTGCTAAAGAATTAAAATCAAAACTATTTGAAAAGGAAAGTGAAATCAGCAGTCTCAAACATGAATCAAGCATAACCAAGGATTAACTCCAAACTTTGATAGAAAAATATCATAGTTGTAAAAAGAAGCTTGAGTCTACCCAAATCACATGTGAAAAATTGGtagaatcctgcaaaggttatgagTTGATGTTAGAAAAATAGatcaaaagcaatgtaaaattcgGCATAGGCTTTCGCAAAAATGACCAAGTTTCTGAAAACACTGCTGTAAATGATTCTGGTTTGGTTGAAATCATTCCCACAAACATGGTTGGTCAAGAAATAAAAGTCACAGATCCAGATGGAAAGAAAATTGTTTTGGAAAAACCTGaaggatcctcaacttttgacgAAATTGAAAATACAAGCCAATGGATTTCTCAACCATTGAGGATGTGAAAGCACCTAAAGTGAAAATCATTCCCTAAAAAAACTTCCAGCAGAGATGTTACAAAATCTGTTGACAAAGAGGCtgaaaaagggaagaagaaagagaagatcaaaaacttgtttagtgacttttgtgaaaagaaaaaccCTGTTACTAAAAACTGTTTTCTCTTAAAAGCATATGACATAAACAAAATAAGTGTGATTGTGGCTGCACCTCATTGCACTATCTGTAGCAAGAAAAATCACAAAACTCAAGAGTGTGTTTATCTTAAAAATTTTGATGTCAAAAGAAATGAGTATAAATCAAAAACACTTGAGAGTCCACCAAAAGGAAAGTCCAAACAGACTTTCATCCTAGTCCAAACATCTAGTACCAAACAGCTGAATGCAACCTCTGCTCCTAGAGAGGTTTAGGTAACAGATGCACCACCAGCAAACCAATTCCCAAGAGGATATGGCCAACCACTTTATCAAAGAGTACCACATGGTTATGAGGCCTACAAAAGACCTTCAAAACCAAGAGTGAACAAGCATCCTCATGGTTACAACCACTTGACAGGAAATGGTTCACAACAGATgtttcaaaaatttgctcaaaccTCTGACCATTCTCTTGGATTGAGGCTGGAATGTCtgtgaccccatccaaagccatTTTAGCTTTGGACACTCACCAAAACTAATTTGTTTActgatgtgcagggagcttctacTTGCCTTGATAGTTTAtcgtatgtagatagtggaggctccaggcataTGACATGATGTAGAGCCCTTCTCAAAGACTTCATAAaacatggagggggtgatatatcctttggtaataactCAAAAGGGAAGGTGTTGGGATCAAGGACAGTCCAAGCAGGGAAACTCAAGTTTGAACAGGTCAATCTTATTGACAATCTTAAATTTAATCTTCTTagtgtatcacaaatgagtgacaagggCAATGGGTCATTCTTCACTAAGTAAACTTGTAAGATTGTTGGGCCAGATATGgtgaaaaagattgaagaaatcaTAGCCGGGAGCAAAAcacaacttgttgctcaaaggagaGGCAATGTGTATGTGGTTGATATCTTGAAAGATAATCCAATGTCTGATGTtcgtctgttctcagctgcctctaccAAAGAGACATAACTATGGCATAGATGACTTGGTCACACAAATCTTAAAACTATCACCACACTCTCAAAACAAGGTCTTGTAAGAGGCCTTCCACTAAAACTTTTCCCATGTGATGAACATTGTGTTTCCTGTCTAAAaggtaaacaacataaaagttcattcaaatccattgatgagtccaaaactAGTCAGTGTTTACAATTGTTGCACATGAACTTATTTGGCCCTGTTAAAACCGTGAGTCTTAAAAAGAAGAGGTATTGTCTTGTcatagttgatgatttttcaaggtttacatggacttactttttgcactccaaagatgagactgcaggtatTTTGCAGGACTTTGTAAGAAAAGTTGAAAAGTAATTTGATATGCTAGTAAAaatcttcaggagtgacaatggaacagagtttaaaaataaggagttggatgacttctgtgtgtcaaaagggatTGTAAGGTAGTACAGCATCCCAAGAACATAAGAACAAAATGAGgtggttgaaagaaagaacaaGACCTTAATggaagctgccagaacaatgcttgcagattcaggtttacCCTTGTCTTTTAGGGCAGAGGCTGTAAACACTACTTGCTATGtgcaaaacagagttttaatcaacccagaCATGAAAATTCTGCTTATGAAACTCTGTTTgagatcaaaccactgatctcttATTTCAAAAtctttggttgcccatgtttcattttaaacttaaaagattcaatttcaaaatttgcagccaatgtagattgtggttattttctgggatactcaactaCTACCAAGGCCTACAACGTGTCTAACACAAGGACTAGGTGTGTAGAAAAAACTTtaaatgtaaagttcaatgaactttcttctTTGGAAATCCCAACAAATTCTGCTGAATTGTTTGACTTAGATAAATTTACAATTGAAGATGTGTCTGTCAAGACTAACCATGCAGGTACACCACAGTCTTCACATTAAGATTATGGATTTGACATTGTGATCCCACAATATAAAGTCACTTCCACCACCAGAGaaacagatgttcaaaacagctgtcaaaacTCTGCCACTGCTGCATCAATAGTTGTTGATCCTCAAACCTCTGCCACCTCATCCAGTCAAACCACTACTGACAAAAGTCCATCCTATATGGACAAAAGTCGACCTATTTTACACCTATTCCACCCATATCTCCACATCCATTCCAAACAGATTTTGATTCTTCAAAATTGCCAACAaatgttagctcagatgattcataTCTGCAACCTTCACCTCTCAATGCCATCATTCCACACAAGGGAGATCTAATCTACCTTAAAAGTCATCCACCAGCCCAagttattggcaacatcaatgaaggggttctaacaagaagtcaatcccaaaacatttgtctttttgctggttttctacgACTCACACAACATGTCAaataccaagaggcactgaaagacaacagttTCGTAGAGGCCATGCtggaagagctccaacagttcaagagacaacaagtatgggaacttGTACCATTGCCTAAGGATGTATGTCcaattggcacaaaatgggtcttcaagaacaaaacagatcaAATGAGCATTCCTTTATGGTAAGATCCAGGAAGAGGTATAGGTATGCCAACCACCAGGTTTTGAAGATACcatttatcctgatcatgtctccAAGAttaataaagctttgtatggcttgaaacaagcaccaagggcctggtatgaaactttATCCACCTTTCTCTTATCCATAGGTTTTACAAGAGGtaaaattgataaaacactgtttctgaaATGGaaaggaaaggatttgatgattgtccatatttatgtggatgacatcatttttggatcCACATGCAATTccatgtgtgaagagtttagggAACTCATGACATCAGAGTTTGAGATGAGCGCCGTGggtgaacttcagtgctttcttggtctccaagttaaGCAATTGCAAAATGGTATATTCATTCATCAATGCAAATATGTCAAAGAACTGTTAACAAAAATTGATATGaattattgtaaaccatgtaataCACCCATGGCAACCACAAAGCAGGTCACTGTTGATGATAAAGATGACTTGGTTGATCAAACACTTTACAGAAGCATGATtcggtctttattgtacctaacttcATCAAGGCCAAATATCaagtttgcaacatgtgtctgtgcaagatcccagtcAGCACCTAGAAAGTCCAACCTTATAGCTGTGAAAAGTatattcagatacataaaaggtgctcccataCTTGGTATCTGGTACCCTGCTAATAGGAATATTGAGCTTTCAGATTATTCAGACAGTGATTTTACTGGTTGTcataccacaaggaagtccacttcaggagggtgccagtttctaggaaATTGCTtggtttcttggcaaagcaaaaagcaagcaacGGTTTCAACATCAACGGTAGaggctgaatatattgctgctacTAGCTGTATAACCCAATTCctatggcttcaaaatcagttgctggattttggtgtgacttctctAAAGACTCCTCTTATGTTGGATAGTCAAGCATCTGAAAACATCAttaaaaatccagtttctcattcaacaACAAAGCACATTGACATCAAACATCACTTTTTGTGAGGGAtagctatgaaaaaggtttgatttctctgcatcatgttccaactaaggatcagctggcagatgtgttGACAAAAGctttagacacatctacctttgaaagcttgatgtCTAGgtttggcatgctaaacatgaaTTAAAAGCAAAGTTTTGTTTTACATGAATAGAaatcattaaaatgttttcagaaaatcaaaaatccatccttaaaaatagctttgATTGAAAAAGTTTTCAAACATCCTTAAAGTCTATTCCAAACCACTGTTTCTACAACCTCTGTTTGGCTTAAAATTCATCCACTACTGAAAGGTATCCTCTATTCTCACAACCTCTGTTATCCTAACCACTAATGTTTATCCTCTAATAGACTAAAATCAGCCATTGTTCATAACCTCTGATGTCTATCCACGGATAGACTAAAATAAGTCACTATTCATATCCACTGTTCCCAACCTCTGTTGGAAAGAAACAGAGGTTGTCAAACAATTGCCATCCATTATCACCAACAGAGGTTACCACATGGACAGAAGTTAACCATCAGATCTTTGAAATAGACGCCATGTCAGCTTTCACTTTTTCACCATATAAATTCCCGTGTTCCATCCAAACAGAGCTTACACTGTCGCCTCGAATTCAAATTCTACAAAGCGGTTTCCACTATCATCTTGTTTAACCCTACTCATCTTTCCTCACCGATTATGCCTCTGCAAATAAAAACTCACCATAACTAACTTTTGTACTTCGACAAAACCAACAAAAATACACATTTCCACTCAATAATTGACGTTTTGACGTCATCAAAATACAAAACTATCATAACTACCGATGCTCCGATACATGTGGATACCCTCCGACAATTCTGGGCCAATGCTGAAGTTCAATCTCAAAACAAAAGGCCCTTTGGTATCACGTCAAAAGTCGGAGGCACCATTGTCCAAATATCAACATCTTCCATATCCATAGTGTTTGCTTGGATGagcaggcaggtaaaacttcttttgaaAAACAGGAAATTCACACAGAGTTCATAGAAAGGGGGTATGAGGGTCAACTGACAGGAGTTACAATTTTCAAACCAAAATTTCCTGCTGAAATGAAATATTTTTTCCATACCCTCCTAATATGTCTTTCTACCAAGACCACCTCATTCAATGAGATTCCACAAAAGGTACAATACTTGGGATATGCAATTTTGACAAAATCTAACTATAATCTATCCCAGGCAATGATCTCGGACTTGGTGGCAAATGTGAATTCTATTAAAAAGGGACCAAACAATGTTGTTCTCATGTATCCCAGACTTTTAAGCTATTACCTTCAAAAACAAGTGTCTCAAAAGGATTTTCAACAAGGTATAGCTTTTCAAATGAAAAGTATTACAaatgaaacttttacaagaatgcatgataaagagtcaaaagtttcTAAAACACAAAAAAAGGGGGGACGAGCTTGTTTTAGATGAGTCCACATCTGTTGGTCAAACCTCTATTGTTGAGCCCACTACTCCTGGTGATCATGACAGCACAACCGGTGTTGTGAAACTCACACCAGAAAAATCCCAAATGAAACGCCCCACATCTAAAAAGCCCACCAAAAAGAAACAACATAAACAGGCACCtctagaagatgagatcccagaggataACCTTGTGATATCACAaaagtcactagaaaccactgttgctacttcctcacaacagttggaaagatctccacccatccaaactcctcttgaatcctcacaaaaggatcaagttcTAAGCCCAGGAACACCTCATTAAGAAGCAGACATTTCACTTGAacgttgatgtgtgtaaaatgcaacatataaattacatcaaatgaggcataaaactaaccctttttaagtactaatgttggaaaaactgtgcttttgtcttccttttgtattttcagggttaaaagagcttaaatgaacaaaagaagtaaaaatgcagccaaatccaacataaatacaaagaaaaggaagaaacgtggcatgcccgactcctcgacagcatctcccaaagcaaaaacaagaagaaagttgagcatggggctgtgcccagctgagcatggggctgtgcccagctgaacacggggctgtgcccagctcaacacggggcgtgtccagctcaacacggggccatgctcagcgagcacggggccgtgtccaggatggtcagccctggcagaaaagacaaaagtgatagaagcttctttcaccacagggccgtgcccagcggacacgggggcgtggcgaaagtactgcaggcacattaattgtaattgcgaattacaattaatgaggagagagattgtcaaacgggcacggggccgtgtgcagcggacacggggccgtgcccaggcttctgttcagcctataaataggagtgcttggtttcattgcaactcatcccttggtacaccacctctctcacacttcatccaccacccaccaccatcacaataccatcatccaccaccatcatccattgtccatcatagagtgtgtgagtcgtctcgggatccaagattgatcgtaagagttcttgacaatcaaggccatgtttgcctaagtctcttacatcacttggtgaagacaagtgtttagtataatactttttatttttaatcttttgcactttttatttggttttgtattaatgactttaataactagttacttatgttgaaggtgatctttccttatcgtttgtccgtggtgtcttggcattattttactgtctatataaaataaaagattttaaccattcatatctccatggtctatatgtaggtatgttggctacctggtcgggggttaagggaacggtttggtaagggtcttgcccttgttcagcgtttagaggtcctgtaAGGGACCtgtgtcaaatttagtaggatctccttcaatacccataggtattggatggcggggatccaaactctttgaccccctcataagttaactactattaatactataacccggctatttaggactgtatccctgctgactcagactacttagtcgagggtaacgttaccgccaaaagcggggcctaccataatttgcattaataacttaattcattatcttccaataatccaaccctttaggattgtatccttgctgactcaaactactgggttgagggtaacgtcgccttcaaaagaggggcctactacaataactaagataatctcttaaacaagtgcaaaagtgcgaaaataatcaaaggttatactaatacacgagtcggatccaagtgattcatcttgtctatctgtttttatttttattttatttttcagcatttagttagtttttattttctttgtttaaaaaaaaaccttttctaactttttgatttgattagacgttgaggataaaccggtactaaaagctcttgtgtccttggacgacctcggtatcctaccaacactatactacgtccacgattggtgcacttgcccatatgtgtgtttagtgttagtaaatatcgtgttttataaatttaaaacttggctaaaagtgtaaaaagggcttaaatatacatctaaattatattacactacacgcacatcaagtttttggcgccgttgccggggacacaaggattttaggaaagcttaaaatcgacggcctaatctatttttcaaaacctttttaaaacgtgcgcacatttttatgcattttagttcagtttgcatttacagtagcctgaacacggggccgtgctcactgaacacgcccccgtgctgcatatttttagattagatacccagatacaaagtctgaacacggggccgtgttgactgaacacgcccccgtgtccaacgacaccagtaactttaattaaaacgcccagatacagaccctgaacacggggccgtgttcaaccaacacgggaccgtgtccagccttctgtttccacctttatttttgttttctggtcccgagactcagttgtggtctgttgagtaatccctatggatcaatactcaggaggttacaactacacctatgaggaggatgattatatgagagactattgcactaattgtggttacccgcactcggtacaatattgtaacttgtttcaaccatccgcttcatacaactattatgaggagcccaggtacgagccatcaacttcatacacatcctatgaagaccaaaggtatgaacctcctccctcatactcatattttgatgaaccaaggtatgagccttcatactcatactttgaagagtcaagatatgagccgccaccttcatacacttattatgagaaaccatggtgtgaacaacccgcctcatatgagtactatgaagaacaaaattacgacccttatccatcatatacttacaatgaggaacatggtgtgaaccatctacttcatatgagtactatgaggaaccaaggatcgaacaaccggattcaagctttgaggatcgtaatcctttctctatcaccgaagtgaccaatagaatattagaacacattaaaactatcgaacgttgcataaaagaatctcgtgcaagggaagaggagtcccgcgcaagagaagaattaaatcataataataacgtggagatagttgaaaatgtaaaaatggaagaacaaataagtgaaaaactgacacatgagttaaacaacgaaagaggtgaggtcgataacgttaaattacaagaagagtctaatttagaagaaattaatctcttgtcaccttcttttgaaaatcattgtttagttaCCCCTCAtgcaaagtttttaaaagagctaaacactaatactaaaatagaagaaatggtaagtgttaagttaactaatgatcaaacttcgctaataaaagaagatccttttgaaattaacattacaccggttccatgtttctttcaaaattcctttattagtaatatcaccattgataaagatctttgtgttaacataatgcctaactacattttcgaaaaattaagtattagtgatttttctccacttcaaatacccatttttctatccgatcggaaagtaataaaatcaatcggtgtagtggaggatgtcttggttcaaacaaatcaaatggtaatcccaaccgactttgtcatcctcgatgacgctcctctagtgttgggatgaccttttgtaaaaactcatgaagctttgaaaaaccggaagttcaaCAATCtgcctcttcaattaggggcatttaaaaggagcatagatcttgagcgctcaatgagatatccttttggcaatgacgaccccctaattgaagatgagccagaaccacccgataaggagggtctagccaaggacccttataaacgtggcgcaccacggaggcattccgcggaactatccttagttttagattagtttaacttttattctttctagtttagttttaatttgcaggaataaaacacactcgggatggtgaaggatactaagggaagcttgaaccaacaccccatgcacaaaaacagagcctctcgacaatttttcttcattactgcaagttcagcacggggtcgtgctcaacccaacacgcccccgtgcccaaaaatctgcagaaatgcccagttcaggtacctggacacggggccgtgctcattgaacacgcccccgtgcccggcCTTCTGTTtgcttttggtactggcagtctggacacagggtcgtgctcagccaacaccaccccgtgttcagctacccagtaacataaaatcttgttttaacccacttttacacattttaatcaaccgaaaaacttatttttggaacacattgaggacaatgtgtaatttaagtgtgggggggatgctaaaaccttgaattttgcaagtcctaataacaagccttacacaaaactctattggaaccgctaatcaccccaaatttttttcaaaaacttttcattttttttacttgtcttggtttaatttgggaataacaagtt encodes:
- the LOC110924620 gene encoding uncharacterized mitochondrial protein AtMg00810-like, which encodes MCEEFRELMTSEFEMSAVGELQCFLGLQVKQLQNGIFIHQCKYVKELLTKIDMNYCKPCNTPMATTKQVTVDDKDDLVDQTLYRSMIRSLLYLTSSRPNIKFATCVCARSQSAPRKSNLIAVKSIFRYIKGAPILGIWYPANRNIELSDYSDSDFTGCHTTRKSTSGGCQFLGNCLVSWQSKKQATVSTSTVEAEYIAATSCITQFLWLQNQLLDFGVTSLKTPLMLDSQASENIIKNPVSHSTTKHIDIKHHFL